In one window of Haloimpatiens sp. FM7315 DNA:
- a CDS encoding sugar phosphate isomerase/epimerase, translated as MESEKEIINLYENAKKNNYKIAVHFPLRAGKWRLRDAQYLSKDEEIKRQSYEYIENELKYIRAISPQYVLFHYPKPVLLDSEIDWENWRFQDETEYYFDNEYSYEKFITESEEFFRWLSYKSEEYNFTPVLEFDALNKYVCGTNIVEELLEKYPRVKICLDIARLHLQSKIDYKFHSLKIVKKFAKYAEVIHVSNGRAEDNASRNHLPALRTLSKEEGYANIKEYFDIIKKENNECKILFEHRSDLISDDELEDCYKYIYELLNC; from the coding sequence ATGGAAAGTGAAAAAGAAATAATTAACCTATATGAAAATGCAAAGAAAAACAATTATAAAATTGCAGTGCATTTCCCATTAAGAGCTGGAAAATGGCGTCTGAGGGATGCACAGTACTTGTCTAAGGACGAAGAAATAAAAAGGCAGTCTTATGAATACATTGAAAATGAACTTAAATATATTAGGGCTATTTCTCCCCAGTATGTTTTATTTCATTATCCAAAACCTGTGCTTTTAGATTCAGAGATTGACTGGGAAAATTGGAGATTTCAAGATGAAACTGAGTATTATTTTGACAATGAATATTCTTATGAGAAATTTATAACGGAAAGTGAAGAGTTTTTCAGATGGTTATCTTATAAAAGTGAAGAATATAATTTTACACCAGTTTTAGAATTTGATGCATTAAATAAATACGTTTGTGGAACTAATATAGTAGAAGAGTTACTTGAAAAATATCCTAGAGTTAAGATATGTCTGGATATAGCAAGGCTACATCTTCAAAGCAAAATTGATTATAAATTCCATAGTCTTAAAATAGTTAAAAAATTTGCCAAGTATGCAGAGGTTATTCATGTTTCTAATGGACGAGCTGAGGATAATGCATCTAGAAATCATCTGCCTGCTTTAAGAACTTTAAGTAAAGAGGAAGGATATGCAAATATTAAAGAATATTTTGATATTATAAAAAAAGAAAATAATGAATGCAAAATATTGTTTGAACACAGATCTGATTTAATAAGTGATGATGAATTAGAAGACTGCTATAAGTATATTTATGAACTATTAAATTGTTGA
- a CDS encoding YhgE/Pip family protein, with the protein MITRLNSTANSIKSDTKTVKLSSKELESIKDVSNKLSSFTKNFKKDIDTVNSNTSDVSSKVKEKLNSLKVSIEDLDQDILTLKEKASLEKPNYKNDIENDVASLNTIVKEMKNIQKGLSDSENKISPKVNELYSATDKQLNDLQSLLLYLNAASTKLEDVNDTVNSIHDLNSKITDNLLSLKSLLQMLGGDNNIINNAINQIDKTINVINSVDAKTTSIDRQTKEYITFMRYYTSSSYEKIKGIRKNSSEIYALLKSESSYLKPSIGEVIDLSLNKLNDVSSSLDKLSSKMDDIAALEKSINEIHDLNNDMISRIDGISIKLNTDLTSSVKRYLLGISSFANDIDGLLNKVNEEGKQLSDFINKASNKGDVAAEDMIKLSKSLSKLQNNLILIDGKLARVLDKLNFNKLIDKVENNKSDIAKFMASPVDLETHALYSVENYGTSMTPFYTTLALWVGILILASLLTTETKNIDFEVTHIEAYLGKFLLFASLAMVQALIVSLGDIYLLKVTACEPILFIKLNMFLSLVFCSIVYTLVYLFGNVGKAISVILLVLQVAGSGGTFPIQMTPPFLEDYMFGFRLPTEFQV; encoded by the coding sequence GTGATTACTAGGCTAAATAGCACTGCAAATTCTATAAAAAGTGATACAAAGACTGTAAAGCTTTCTTCAAAAGAGCTAGAGTCAATTAAAGATGTGTCAAATAAGTTATCATCTTTTACAAAGAATTTTAAGAAAGATATTGATACTGTTAACAGTAACACTAGTGATGTTTCAAGCAAAGTTAAGGAAAAGCTCAATTCATTAAAAGTATCTATTGAAGATTTGGACCAGGATATTTTAACTTTAAAAGAGAAAGCTTCCTTGGAAAAGCCAAATTACAAAAATGACATTGAAAATGATGTAGCTAGTTTAAATACTATTGTGAAAGAAATGAAAAATATACAAAAGGGACTAAGTGATTCGGAAAATAAAATTTCGCCAAAGGTAAATGAGCTATATAGTGCTACAGATAAGCAGCTAAATGATCTTCAAAGTTTACTTTTATACTTAAATGCGGCAAGTACAAAATTGGAGGATGTTAATGATACTGTAAATTCCATACATGACTTAAATAGTAAAATTACTGATAATTTATTAAGTTTAAAAAGCTTACTTCAGATGCTTGGCGGGGATAATAATATAATAAACAATGCAATAAATCAAATTGATAAAACTATAAATGTCATAAATTCTGTGGATGCTAAGACTACAAGTATTGATAGGCAAACAAAAGAATATATAACATTTATGAGATATTATACAAGTTCTTCCTATGAAAAAATAAAGGGCATTAGAAAAAATTCTAGTGAAATTTATGCCCTATTAAAAAGTGAAAGTAGCTATTTAAAACCAAGCATTGGTGAAGTTATAGATCTTTCATTAAATAAATTAAATGATGTGTCTAGTTCATTAGATAAACTTTCAAGTAAAATGGATGATATAGCTGCTTTAGAAAAATCCATTAATGAGATACACGATTTAAATAATGATATGATTAGTAGAATTGATGGCATTTCCATAAAATTGAATACTGATTTAACTAGTTCAGTAAAAAGATATCTTCTTGGTATATCGTCATTTGCAAATGATATTGATGGACTTTTAAATAAAGTAAATGAGGAAGGAAAACAATTAAGCGATTTTATAAATAAGGCATCAAACAAAGGTGATGTAGCAGCTGAGGATATGATTAAACTTAGTAAATCTTTATCTAAGCTGCAAAACAATTTGATTCTTATAGATGGAAAGTTAGCAAGGGTATTAGACAAGTTAAATTTTAATAAATTGATAGATAAAGTGGAGAACAATAAAAGTGACATTGCAAAATTTATGGCTTCGCCAGTAGATTTGGAAACCCATGCTCTATATTCTGTGGAAAACTATGGTACCAGTATGACACCATTTTATACCACTTTGGCATTATGGGTAGGAATATTGATATTAGCTTCTTTATTAACAACAGAAACTAAAAATATAGATTTTGAGGTAACCCATATAGAGGCATATTTGGGCAAATTCTTGCTATTTGCTTCTTTAGCAATGGTGCAAGCGCTTATAGTGTCTTTAGGAGACATTTATTTACTAAAAGTAACTGCTTGTGAACCTATTTTATTTATAAAATTAAATATGTTTTTAAGTTTAGTATTTTGCTCTATAGTATATACCTTGGTTTATTTATTTGGAAATGTTGGAAAGGCAATTAGCGTTATACTTTTGGTATTACAGGTTGCAGGTTCTGGTGGAACTTTTCCAATCCAGATGACTCCTCCGTTTTTAGAAGATTATATGTTTGGCTTCCGTTTACCTACGGAATTTCAAGTTTAA
- a CDS encoding RNA polymerase sigma factor → MEISKIKNIKSKISTKETFVDLVSQNKISLYRIAMSILKNEANVEDAISETIYKSYNNFYKLKDVNSFKPWIMKILVNECYSIIKKNKNIKLIDDFSIYNNSYEDSHDTGLMEYVNRLEEPFKAVVILFYYDDLSIKSISNILNISEGTVKSRLSRSKAKLKNMIDNM, encoded by the coding sequence TTGGAAATTTCCAAAATTAAAAACATTAAATCAAAAATATCTACTAAAGAAACTTTTGTAGATCTAGTTTCCCAAAATAAAATTTCACTATATAGGATTGCAATGAGCATATTAAAAAATGAAGCCAACGTAGAAGATGCAATAAGCGAAACTATTTATAAATCTTATAATAATTTTTATAAGTTAAAAGATGTAAACAGTTTTAAACCTTGGATTATGAAAATACTTGTAAATGAATGTTATTCCATAATTAAGAAAAACAAAAATATAAAACTTATTGATGATTTCAGCATTTACAATAATTCATATGAAGATAGTCACGATACTGGTCTTATGGAATATGTAAACAGATTAGAGGAACCTTTTAAAGCTGTTGTAATTTTATTTTACTATGATGATTTAAGTATAAAAAGCATTAGCAATATACTTAACATTTCTGAAGGAACTGTAAAATCAAGATTAAGTAGATCAAAAGCAAAGCTAAAAAATATGATAGATAATATGTAG
- a CDS encoding YhgE/Pip domain-containing protein — protein MQNILRIFTSDIKSILKNRIALIIVGGLLVLPSLYAWFNIYASWNPYKNTNGIKIAICNKDLGAKIKDKDVNIGKEVQKNLSKNKALGWTFVKSQDEAIELADKGKVYATIIIPKDFSAKISTILSDNSMKPTLEYYVNEKINAISPKITDKGASTIQANISSSFIESVTEQIISTMRNVGVELTDVKPLFNVQKRI, from the coding sequence ATGCAAAATATATTAAGAATATTTACAAGTGATATAAAAAGTATATTAAAAAATAGAATAGCTTTAATTATTGTAGGGGGACTATTGGTTCTTCCATCTTTATACGCCTGGTTTAATATATATGCTTCCTGGAATCCTTATAAAAATACAAATGGAATAAAAATAGCAATTTGTAATAAGGATTTAGGTGCAAAAATAAAAGATAAAGATGTAAACATTGGAAAAGAAGTTCAGAAAAATTTAAGTAAAAACAAAGCTTTAGGGTGGACCTTTGTAAAAAGCCAAGATGAAGCAATAGAACTTGCTGATAAAGGAAAAGTATATGCAACTATAATAATTCCTAAAGATTTTTCTGCAAAGATTAGCACCATTTTAAGTGATAATTCTATGAAACCAACTTTAGAGTATTATGTTAATGAAAAAATAAATGCAATTTCTCCTAAAATTACGGATAAAGGAGCATCAACAATTCAAGCAAATATAAGCTCATCTTTTATAGAAAGTGTTACGGAACAGATTATTTCCACTATGAGAAATGTGGGGGTAGAGCTAACTGATGTGAAGCCCTTATTTAATGTGCAAAAAAGGATTTAG
- a CDS encoding class I SAM-dependent methyltransferase, whose protein sequence is MFKEHNYVAWGDICSCGSEVYVLQNKYHPWEDVDFKIKIKCRNCGKSLEVDKSKAENFYNRKILSYFKDVEGTVIDLGCGSGFLSEYLLENNNVKKIYAIDNDIESKKFIDELNLANRLNCANELNCRDISNCEDKSDFDSRLDWKNKSNLSDRCNFADKLHLRDKSNNKDKITFLHMDICDLGKCFENKKVDYIVSRDVFMFVDDTERYFQDVNKVVSKGVRQMGWYIGENKRMRNKLTPEEIKEKLINRDWKVYLEDLDWYKSGYFIRADKMQ, encoded by the coding sequence TTGTTTAAAGAGCATAATTATGTTGCTTGGGGGGATATTTGTAGTTGTGGAAGTGAAGTTTATGTTTTACAAAACAAATATCATCCCTGGGAGGATGTGGATTTTAAAATTAAAATAAAGTGCAGAAATTGTGGTAAAAGCTTAGAAGTAGATAAAAGCAAAGCAGAAAATTTTTATAATAGAAAGATACTGTCTTATTTTAAAGATGTAGAGGGGACGGTAATTGATTTAGGATGCGGTTCGGGTTTTTTAAGTGAGTATTTATTGGAAAATAATAATGTAAAAAAGATATATGCTATTGACAATGATATAGAATCTAAGAAATTTATAGATGAATTAAATCTTGCTAATAGATTAAATTGCGCTAATGAATTAAATTGTAGAGATATATCAAACTGCGAAGATAAATCAGATTTTGATTCTAGATTAGATTGGAAAAATAAATCAAATTTAAGTGATAGATGTAATTTCGCAGATAAATTACATTTAAGAGATAAATCAAATAACAAAGATAAAATAACTTTTTTGCATATGGATATTTGCGATTTAGGTAAATGTTTTGAAAATAAAAAAGTAGATTATATTGTAAGCAGAGATGTTTTCATGTTTGTAGATGATACAGAAAGGTATTTTCAAGATGTAAATAAAGTTGTATCTAAAGGGGTTAGGCAGATGGGCTGGTATATTGGTGAAAACAAAAGAATGAGAAATAAGTTGACTCCCGAAGAAATTAAGGAAAAGCTGATAAATAGAGACTGGAAAGTTTATTTGGAAGATTTAGATTGGTACAAAAGTGGGTATTTTATAAGAGCTGACAAAATGCAATAA
- a CDS encoding GNAT family N-acetyltransferase produces MYKKSRIFELSYIRKLWADEKTMRDVGGAINFSKDRYKSWYEKMVKPGDGKNVYCLIFNKDDTPVGEVSFHAYDKTSKTAEFNVKIESEFRRRGYGKEAIKLMLQYYFEEFGGQVMLDEVINEKGQEALKKFGFEVVSETKESINFKMTKENFKKLYKNTKNI; encoded by the coding sequence ATATATAAAAAGTCCAGAATTTTTGAGTTAAGTTATATTAGGAAACTTTGGGCTGATGAAAAAACCATGAGAGATGTAGGAGGAGCAATAAATTTTTCTAAAGACAGATATAAAAGTTGGTATGAGAAAATGGTAAAACCAGGAGATGGGAAAAACGTGTATTGTCTTATTTTTAATAAAGATGATACACCTGTAGGAGAGGTTAGTTTTCATGCTTATGATAAAACAAGTAAAACTGCTGAATTTAATGTGAAAATAGAGAGTGAATTTAGAAGAAGAGGCTACGGTAAAGAGGCTATTAAACTTATGCTTCAGTATTATTTTGAGGAATTTGGTGGTCAGGTTATGTTAGATGAAGTTATAAATGAAAAAGGACAAGAAGCTTTAAAAAAATTTGGATTTGAAGTGGTTTCAGAAACAAAGGAAAGTATAAATTTTAAAATGACTAAAGAAAACTTTAAAAAATTATATAAAAACACAAAAAACATATAG
- a CDS encoding biotin transporter BioY, with protein MKIKTKDMILVAFFTALTAAGGFIKIPVGPVPITLQYLFTALSGVLLGPFLGSLSQLLYVILGLLGIPIFAGGGGLSYIFDPSFGYLIGFIVAPYVIGKILAQAKAPCFFKIFLASIVGVVIIYIIGVPYMFIILNNVLNISITLEKAIKIGFLVFIPGDLIKSIAVALLGIRIIPAIKRLNS; from the coding sequence ATGAAAATAAAAACAAAAGATATGATTTTAGTTGCTTTTTTTACAGCTCTAACTGCAGCAGGAGGATTTATAAAAATTCCTGTAGGGCCAGTGCCTATAACTCTTCAGTATTTATTTACCGCTCTTTCTGGTGTTCTTCTTGGACCATTTTTAGGATCACTTTCTCAGTTATTATACGTAATTTTAGGATTACTAGGGATTCCAATTTTTGCAGGAGGAGGTGGACTTTCTTATATATTTGATCCATCTTTTGGGTATCTTATAGGTTTTATTGTAGCACCTTATGTTATTGGAAAAATTTTAGCTCAAGCTAAAGCCCCTTGTTTTTTTAAAATATTTTTAGCTTCAATTGTAGGAGTTGTTATAATCTATATTATTGGAGTGCCCTACATGTTTATAATACTTAACAATGTATTAAACATTAGCATAACATTAGAAAAAGCAATTAAAATAGGATTTTTAGTATTTATTCCAGGAGATTTAATAAAATCTATTGCCGTTGCCCTATTAGGGATAAGAATCATACCTGCTATAAAAAGATTAAATTCTTAG
- a CDS encoding GNAT family N-acetyltransferase, which yields MVGKYKVITLCGSTRFKKEFLKAQKELTLKGNIVISVGLFGHADEEYGKIITNNIKTMLDDMHKRKIDMADEIFVINKDGYIGNSTKSEIEYAVKTGKKVNYLEENKISPKETIKPQIILIDENLRLRIPSESQWDLALIWYENPKVLLYSEGITDKVYDMNVIKRMYKFLQSIGELYFIEIFEEEVWKPIGDVTLSEKNMPIVIGDEKYWGKGIGKKVLATLIERAKNIGLKKIYVPQIYTYNKRSQKLFTSMGFHEVSENTYGKSYELNLQ from the coding sequence ATGGTAGGAAAATATAAGGTTATAACTCTTTGTGGGAGTACAAGGTTTAAAAAGGAGTTTTTAAAAGCTCAAAAGGAGTTAACATTAAAAGGAAACATAGTGATTTCCGTGGGCTTATTTGGACATGCAGATGAAGAATATGGAAAAATTATTACTAATAACATAAAGACAATGCTTGATGATATGCATAAAAGGAAGATTGATATGGCAGATGAAATATTTGTTATAAATAAAGATGGATATATTGGTAATAGCACAAAAAGTGAGATAGAGTACGCTGTTAAAACTGGGAAGAAGGTAAATTACTTAGAGGAAAATAAGATTTCACCTAAGGAGACTATAAAGCCCCAAATTATTTTAATAGATGAAAATTTAAGGTTAAGAATACCAAGCGAAAGTCAGTGGGATTTAGCGCTTATCTGGTATGAAAATCCAAAGGTCCTTCTATATTCTGAAGGAATTACAGATAAGGTTTATGATATGAATGTAATTAAGAGGATGTATAAATTTTTACAAAGTATTGGGGAACTTTATTTTATAGAAATTTTTGAAGAAGAAGTTTGGAAACCAATTGGTGATGTTACATTATCAGAAAAAAATATGCCTATTGTTATTGGAGATGAAAAATACTGGGGTAAAGGAATAGGAAAGAAAGTTCTAGCCACTTTAATTGAAAGAGCAAAAAATATTGGCTTGAAAAAGATTTATGTACCACAAATTTATACATATAATAAGCGTTCTCAAAAATTATTTACATCCATGGGTTTTCATGAGGTTAGCGAAAATACTTATGGGAAATCCTATGAGCTAAATTTGCAGTAA